In Longimicrobium sp., the following are encoded in one genomic region:
- the msrA gene encoding peptide-methionine (S)-S-oxide reductase MsrA, whose product MSDTERAVLAGGCFWGMQDLFRKLPGVRKTRVGYTGGDVPDATYRDHKGHAEAIEILFDPERISYRDLLEYFFQIHDPTTKDRQGNDVGSSYRSEIFYTSEAQKAEAERTIADVDASGLWPGRAVTKVSPAREFWEAEPEHQDYLERLPSGYTCHFPRPNWRLPRRSEAAA is encoded by the coding sequence ATGAGCGACACCGAGCGGGCCGTCCTGGCCGGCGGCTGCTTCTGGGGCATGCAGGACCTGTTCCGCAAGCTCCCGGGCGTGCGGAAGACGCGGGTCGGCTACACCGGCGGGGACGTGCCGGACGCCACCTACCGCGACCACAAGGGGCATGCGGAGGCCATCGAGATCCTCTTCGACCCGGAGCGAATCAGCTACCGCGACCTGCTGGAGTACTTCTTCCAGATCCACGATCCGACGACCAAGGATCGGCAGGGCAACGACGTGGGATCCTCCTACCGGTCGGAGATCTTCTACACCTCCGAGGCGCAGAAGGCGGAAGCCGAACGGACCATCGCCGACGTGGACGCGTCGGGGCTGTGGCCGGGCAGGGCGGTGACCAAGGTGTCGCCCGCGCGCGAGTTCTGGGAGGCCGAGCCCGAGCACCAAGACTACCTCGAGCGCCTCCCGAGCGGCTACACCTGCCACTTCCCGCGGCCGAACTGGCGGTTGCCCAGGCGCTCCGAGGCGGCGGCGTGA
- the msrB gene encoding peptide-methionine (R)-S-oxide reductase MsrB gives MSLRYRRSEEALERLTPEQHQVTQREGTERPFTGEHLNNKAAGIYVDVVSGEPLFASSDKFESGTGWPSFTRPILCGNVVEKTDLGRGMRRVEVRSKQGDSHLVHVFPDGPRDAGGMRYCINSAALRFIPLEAMEAEGYGDLLHLFDNASKETAR, from the coding sequence ATGAGCCTTCGGTATCGCAGAAGCGAGGAGGCGCTGGAACGCCTGACGCCCGAGCAGCATCAGGTGACCCAGCGTGAGGGCACGGAGCGCCCGTTCACCGGCGAGCACCTGAACAACAAGGCGGCAGGGATCTACGTCGACGTCGTCTCCGGCGAACCGCTTTTCGCGTCCTCGGACAAGTTCGAGAGCGGGACCGGCTGGCCGAGCTTCACGCGACCGATCTTGTGCGGCAACGTGGTCGAGAAGACCGATCTCGGCCGCGGCATGCGCCGCGTCGAAGTGCGCTCCAAGCAGGGCGACAGCCATCTCGTCCACGTCTTCCCGGACGGGCCGCGGGACGCGGGCGGGATGCGCTACTGCATCAACTCCGCCGCGCTCCGGTTCATCCCGCTCGAGGCGATGGAGGCAGAGGGCTACGGCGACCTGTTGCATCTGTTCGACAACGCCAGCAAGGAGACGGCGCGATGA